The following are from one region of the Candidatus Methylomirabilota bacterium genome:
- a CDS encoding retroviral-like aspartic protease family protein, which translates to MGLFHVTAHLTGPTGRSETIEVLVNTGATFLVIPRALAERLELRATRTCPIQTAGGREEAWPLAEVRLRLDGHEVTTPCLISADGPALLGAVALESLLLAADPVGRRLVPVKGFVGASPRSVDAAAAVHQERLARHEVALV; encoded by the coding sequence ATGGGTCTGTTCCACGTCACCGCGCACCTGACCGGCCCCACGGGCCGGAGCGAGACCATCGAGGTCCTCGTGAACACGGGCGCCACGTTCCTCGTCATCCCGCGCGCACTCGCCGAGCGGCTCGAGCTGCGGGCGACCCGCACGTGTCCGATCCAGACAGCCGGCGGTCGCGAGGAGGCCTGGCCGCTCGCAGAAGTGAGGCTGCGATTGGACGGCCACGAGGTGACGACGCCCTGCCTGATCTCGGCTGATGGACCCGCGCTGCTCGGCGCCGTCGCCCTCGAGAGCCTTCTCCTGGCCGCCGATCCCGTCGGCCGGCGACTCGTGCCGGTCAAAGGCTTCGTCGGCGCGAGCCCGCGCTCAGTGGACGCTGCCGCCGCCGTCCACCAGGAGCGTCTGGCCCGTCATGAAGTCGCTCTCG
- a CDS encoding PPOX class F420-dependent oxidoreductase — MNTISELDRHRYMTLSTFRRSGAEVATPVWFAAAGGKLYVFTAGDSGKVKRLRHSSRARVAPSDARGRVQGAWRDATARLVTEPTAIQRAHAALRAKYGWQMRLTDLFSRLAGRIRRRAWIEISA, encoded by the coding sequence GTGAACACAATCAGCGAGCTGGACCGGCATCGCTACATGACGCTCTCGACCTTCCGCCGCAGCGGCGCGGAGGTGGCGACGCCCGTCTGGTTCGCGGCGGCCGGCGGGAAGCTCTACGTGTTCACGGCGGGCGACTCCGGCAAGGTCAAGCGCCTGCGGCATTCGTCGCGGGCGCGCGTCGCGCCCTCGGATGCGCGCGGGCGGGTACAGGGCGCGTGGCGGGACGCGACCGCGCGTCTCGTCACCGAGCCCACGGCGATCCAGCGGGCGCACGCGGCGCTGCGCGCGAAGTACGGCTGGCAGATGCGGCTCACCGACCTGTTCTCGCGGCTCGCGGGGCGCATCCGGCGCCGCGCGTGGATCGAGATCAGCGCCTGA